Genomic segment of Candidatus Cloacimonadota bacterium:
CCAGCAGAACGCGCGGACGCGAAAAGCTCCAGGCGTTCCACCTTGACGCCGAACTCTTCCAAGCAGGTAATCATCATGCGGCCCACTTCTCCAGTGGCGCCCACAATTGCAATTTTCATGGGAAAAATCCTTAATTTCATATTTATCTTTGCCAAACCAAATACGGCAGGGCGGCTCATTTGTCAATGCAAAACTTGACAAAAAGCGGCGGGCGGGGATTTTTGCGCATAATTAGCGCCCCAGTAGCTCAGGGGACAGAGCAGCGGTTTCCTAAACCGTTGGTCGGATGTTCGAATCATCCTTGGGGCGCCATTTTTAAAGGATTTTATGGCCAAATACGCAGAGGGAACCGCCGTCCTTTTTTACGAAAAGGCGGAGCTTAAATTGGGGATGATTACCGCCATGGGGGAACGTGGCTGCCAGGTTTTGGGTCTGGATGGCAACACTTTGGAACTTATCGAAAAACGTTTTGTTTTGAGCTCTCAAAAACCTCTGACGCCTATGGATTTGCAATCCCTGCATAGTTTTTCCGAACAGATAAAGTCTTTCTTGATTGATTTTTCCGAGGAAGAGGCTCATCAAACTCTGGCGGCTCTGAACCAGGCTTTCAGTTTTGAAAAAGCCAGCAATATCCTGGGCTTCAGCCACGATTACCAAGCTTTTGCCCTCTTTTTGCATCTGAGGGAAAACGAGGAAATCTTTGCCCAAAAGAAGGGTCTTTTTCATATCCGCGATGAAGAGGAGCGGAAGGAATTTTTGCGTCAACGTGCAAAATCACAATTGCGGGAACGCTATTTGAGAGCCGTGGCAAGTTTTTTGGAGGGATTTGACAAAGCTGAGGAACCGAATCTGGATCCGGAATTTGAGGAAAATTTCAGACTGGAACTGCGTTCCCTGCAATTTGAGCGGGAACCGAAGGATTTGGCGCGGTTGCTGCAATTGGGATTTTCGGATGAAGGCTATGAACTCAGGTTGAGGGATTTGCGTCTGGCTTTGGGCGATATTTTCCCCAATTCTGATCCTATTGCCGTTACCAGCGGCATCCCGATTGCCTTCAAACCCAATCTGTCAAATCAGGCGCTGCCAGCACGAAGCTTGGCCCGAAACGCAGCCATAACCCCATCTGGCAAAATTCCGGAGGCTTTTTCCATCGATATTGCCGGCACTCCGGATTTTGATGATGCCATTTCATTGACTCCGAAGGAAAATGGTTGGACCCTGGGCATACACATCAGTGACGTGGCTTCCAGAATCCCCTTGGAAAGCGAACTTTTCCAGGAAGCCAGACTGAGGGCGGCATCTTTGTATCTGCCTGGGGAATCCATTTCCCTCTTGACAAATCTGTTATCTTCCGATGAATTCAGCCTTTTGGCGGGCACTGAAAAACCGGCGCTTTCGCTCTATCTGGAACTGGACCGGGATTTGCGCCAGCAGGATTTCCAGTTTTGCTTGGATAGAGTAACCATTAAAAAGAACTACAGTTACCAGGAATTCGATGCCGAATTGGCAAGTCCAAACTATCAGCCTTTGCGTGCGCTGGCCCAAAA
This window contains:
- a CDS encoding RNB domain-containing ribonuclease — translated: MAKYAEGTAVLFYEKAELKLGMITAMGERGCQVLGLDGNTLELIEKRFVLSSQKPLTPMDLQSLHSFSEQIKSFLIDFSEEEAHQTLAALNQAFSFEKASNILGFSHDYQAFALFLHLRENEEIFAQKKGLFHIRDEEERKEFLRQRAKSQLRERYLRAVASFLEGFDKAEEPNLDPEFEENFRLELRSLQFEREPKDLARLLQLGFSDEGYELRLRDLRLALGDIFPNSDPIAVTSGIPIAFKPNLSNQALPARSLARNAAITPSGKIPEAFSIDIAGTPDFDDAISLTPKENGWTLGIHISDVASRIPLESELFQEARLRAASLYLPGESISLLTNLLSSDEFSLLAGTEKPALSLYLELDRDLRQQDFQFCLDRVTIKKNYSYQEFDAELASPNYQPLRALAQNLQREREEEEKTEKPRFSWHLKVQNGDVFMLKSDNHSPSRQIVEELMILYNKLLAKVAIKSGLPFLYRNIAEFRENDDAQQLPQIQAFLSTQGKYHPGVGSDAYLHATSPIRRFADIVNQAQFQAFLQQKTPAFSKAELESLIPELEKRLLLLRQVARRSESYWLLRFLEQKHLGEPLDLILLKRLRQGYLAELMRWGKRLVIHCDTFPPLDTPIKAILTSVDLKELSATAEFGF